The DNA window CGTCAGCGCGGTGCAGATCGCGATCGTGATGACGACCGCCGTGGTGTTCACGGGGCTGCATCTGTTTACGACGCGAACCCGGATCGGGATCGGCTGGCGCGCCACCGTGTCCAGGCCGCAGATCGCCGCGAGTTTCGGGATCGATCCGATCAAGGTTCGCTATCTCAACTTCGCCGTTGGGTCGGCGCTGGCGGCGGTCGCCGGCGGCCTGGTGGCCGAGATGAACAATCTGGTCGATCCCGGCATCGGTTTCGTCGTGAGCTACAAGGCGCTCGCCATCATCGTTCTCGGTGGCCTCGGCAGCGTGCGCGGCACCCTGATCGCAAGCCTGGTGCTGGGCCTGGTCGAAGCTTACGGCACCGTTTTTATCGGCGCCTGGCTCGATCGCGACGCGATCGCATTCCTCGCCCTCATCGTGCTCCTGATGATCCGTCCGCAAGGGTTCACCGGAGCGCGCACGGCATGAGCGCTTACGAAATCAGCATCATCTCGATCATCGGCATCAATGTCATTCTGGCGGTCAGCCTGAACATGATCAGCGGTTTCTGCGGACAGATCAGTTTAGGCCACGGCGCCTTTTTCGGCGCTGGTGCCTATGCGGCGGCGCTGACGATGACCGGAAACGGCAGCGTTCCCATGGCGATCGCAGCCGCGCTGATCACCGGCAGCGTGCTCGGTGTCATCGTCGGTTTTGCCTCGCTGCGCGTGCGCACGGATTTTCTCGCGGTCACCACGATCGGCGTCAATTTCCTGTTTGTTGGTTTCGTCCGCAAGCAGACTTGGCTCGGTGGCGAGATGGGGATCAGCGGCATTCCGCCGGCCGGTCTCGGCGCTGCCGGCAACATGGTGATGATCCTGCTGTTCGCAGCGGCGACCACTGCCCTGAGCCTTTATATCAGTCGGTCCTGGATGGGCTTTGCGTTCCGTGCCGTCGGCGAAGACGAGGGCGCTGCGGCTACGCTTGGTATCAATTCCGGCGCCTACAAGCTCGCCGCCTTCGGCATCGGAACGGCGCTCGCCGGTCTTGCTGGAGGACTCTACACATTTTTCACCCAATTCATCACGGTGGATGCATTCGACTTCATTTTCTCTGTCATGCTGATGGCGATGGTCGTGATCGGCGGCATCGGATCGACCTGGGGCGTTGTGGTTGCTGCCGTCGGCCTGACCCTGTTGCCCGAGGCGATCCGCTTCGTGAACGACTATCGTCTGCTGGTGTTCGGCGGCCTGCTGGTGCTGGTGATCCGCCTGGCGCCGGGAGGCTTGGCGGCAATGGTGCAAAACCTCTTCGTCGCAGCGAGGAGGTCATGAGTGCAGCGCTGAGGCTTGAGGATGTGGCGATCCGGTTCGGCGGCGTTCAGGCCATTGATGGCGTGTCGTTCCTGATCGAGGAAGGTGATTTCGTCGGGCTGATCGGGCCCAACGGTGCCGGAAAGACCACTCTGATCAAGGTCGTTGCCGGCTTGTTGCACCCGGACCGAGGGCGGGTGTGGATCTCGGGCGTCGACGTGACCAGGGACGCGACAGCGGCACGGGTGCGCCGGGGTCTCGCATTGACCCACCAGATCGTACGGCCGTTTCGCGAATTGACCGTGGTGGATAACGTCGCGCTCGGTGCCGGATATCGTCATACATCGTCGCCATTGCGTGCTTTGATGCATCTCAATAGGCGAAGCGAATATGAACGCGCCGCACACATTCTGGCACAGGTCGGCTTGGCGGGGACCGAAAGCAAGCTCGCCGGCTCGCTGCCGCTCGGCCAGATGAAACGGCTGGAGGTCGCCCGCGCACTGGCTGTCGATCCGCGGGTGATCCTGCTCGACGAACCCTTGGCCGGGCTCAACCATACCGAGGCATCGAAGCAGGTCGAGACCATCGCCGAGGTTCATGCCCGCGGCATCACCGTGGTCCTGGTCGAGCACAATTTGGAAGAGGTCATGCGGATCTGCCGGCGCCTGATCGTCCTGAACAATGGGCGGGTGATCGGGGACGGCGAGCCGCGCGTCGTCATGGCTGACCCCGTCGTACATGACGCCTATGTTGGCGGGGGGATGGCAAGCCATGCTGAAGCTTGAGAACCTCAATTGCGGTTACGGCTCGGTCGAGGCCGTGCACAACGTGTCATTCGAGGTTCCCTCAGCCTCGGTGTTCGCATTGCTCGGTCCCAATGGCGCCGGCAAGACCTCGACCATCATGGCGATCATGGGCCATGTCGACATCCACGGTGGCCGCATCCTCCTCGGAGGCGAAGACATTACGCGCCGCCGCGCCATCGACCGCGTCGGTCTCGGGATTTCTCTGGTACCGGAGGGGCGGCAGCTGTTTTCCGATCTCACGGTCGACGAGAATTTGACGGCCGGTGGTTACGCACGTCCGATTTCCCGGGACGCCGCCAAGCGTGATCGCGTGTTCGGCTATTTTCCACGGCTGTTTGAGCGGCGAACGCAGCTCGCAGCTTCGCTGTCAGGCGGCGAGCAACAGATGCTGGCGATCGGTCGCGCGCTGATGGCCGAGCCTCGCCCGCTGCTGGTCGACGAGTTGTCGCTTGGACTGATGCCGAAAATGGTCGATATCTGCCTCGGCGCGTTGCTGCAGTTGAAGCGCGACGGCATGACGATCGTTCTGGTCGAGCAGAACACGGCGCGCGCGCTGGATGTGGCGGACCAGGTCTGCGTGCTGTCGTCGGGCGTGCAGGTCTATCGGGGCACGGCGTCGGAGGCGAAAGCGGCTGGCTCGATGTTCGCGACCTTTCTTGGTGTCAACGAGTCTGTCGAGTTATCGAATGTGAAAGTGCGGCCTTGAGGCCGGAGGATAAAGCAATGGCGCGAATGCTGACGGTGGACGATGTGGAAGCGGGGCTTGTCGGGGGATTGTTGCTCTCGGCGGGCGGCAGCGGCAGGAATGCGGTCGACAAAAATCGCGGGCTCGGCCGCATGGCGCTGGACAATGGCGGCGTCCGTCTGGTCGCGCTCGACGAACTGGCGCCTGACGCGACCATCATCACCGCAACCGCGGTTGGCGCGCCGGGTTTTGCGAACTGGCAGATCAAGCCGCGCGACTCCATCAATGCGGCGCGGCGGCTGATCGAGAAATTGGACAAGCCGCCGGTCGGCGTCATCTGCGGCCATGTGCCGGGCTTCAATGCCTGGCTCGTCGCCGCCGCGCTCGGGCTCGACTATATCGATGCGGCCTCGAACGGGCGCGGTCATCCAACCGTGAAAATGGGCGGCATGGGACTGGCGTCGCGGCTCGATCTTTCCATCACCCAGGTCGCGAGCAGCGGCAGCAAGGCCGAGAACTCGGAATTCGCCATCGAGGTGGAAGGTGACATTGTCCGCACCTCCAATGTGATGCGACAGGCGGCGGTGATCAATGGGGGATTGATCTATGCCGCGCGGGGTCCGTTGACGGCGGGCTTCATCGGTGAGAACGGCGCTCCGGGCGCCATCACGTTCCAGCTCGACCTCGGTCGCGCCATGCTGGCGGCCAGCGGCGCCGATCGCGTTCGCGCGACGGTCGAGTTCCTCGGCGGGGAATTGCTGGTCGACGGCGAGGTCACGGCAAATAGCGTGACCTATGGCGGCGGCTTCGATCTCGGCCAGATGACCGTGCGCGGCAAGAACGGCGAAGCGGTGCTCGGCGTCTACAACGAGTTCATGACCGCAGATTTCGCCGGCAAGCGCGTTGCAACGTTCCCCGACATGATCGGAACGCTGGATCCCTTGACCGGTGAGGTGGTGTCGATATCGGAATCCAAGCCCGGCAGCCGCGTCGCCGTCATCATCGCGCACCGGTCGAAATTCCCGGTCGGCAAGGGCGCGCTCGACCCAGCCGTGTTCCCCGAGGTCGAGAAGGCCATGGGTGTCGACATGCGATCGTATCTCTGAGGAAGGCAGGTCCATCATGCTGCGTCTCTACGACAGCCGGTTGTCCGGCAACGCCTGGAAAGTGCGCATCCTGCTGGCGCAACTCGGCATCCCCTTCGAGCGCGTTACCCTCGATCTCGCCAAGGGCGCAACCAGCGACCCGGCGTTTCGGGCCAAGAGCCGCTTCGCGCGCGTGCCCGTGCTCGAACTCGAGGACGGCCGCACTATCGTGGAGTCGGCGGCGATCATGCTCTATCTGGCGGAAGGCTCGCGGCTGCTGCCGGACGATCGCTATCTCCGCGCGGAAGTCACGAGCTGGCTGACGTTCGAGCAGGCGGATTTGCTACGCGCGCTTGCGCTGCCGCGGTTCTACCATATGCGCGGCATCGCCGATCAGATGAAAAACCGCATCGCCGATTTTGAGGAAGGAGCCTATGTGGCGCTGGCCAAGGTCGACGATTGGCTTGCCATGCACGATTGGCTTGTCGACAATCGCTACACCATCGCCGACATCGGCATGTTCGGCTACGTCTCGATGGCGGGCGAGGGCGGCTACGAGATGGAAAAATTTCCAGCGATCCGCGCCTGGCTCGCGCGGGTCAAGGCCCAGCCGGACTGGGTTCCCCTGGTTGAGGAGGCCTGACGATGAACATTCCCGTACGCCGCGGCAAAGAGGTTAAGGCAGGGCGCGGCAACGTCTTGCGCTGCAAGGGCTGGCGGCAGGAGGCGATCCTGCGCCTGCTGGAGAACAATCTCGAGAACGGCGAGGATCCCGACAATCTCGTGATCTACATGTCGATTGCACGCGCGGCGCGCGACTGGAAGAGTTTTGACCGCATTGTTGCGACGCTGGCGTCGATGCGTGAAGACCAGACCTTCATCATGCAGTCGGGCAAGCCGATCGGCGTCTTTCCGGGCCAGTCCACGACGCCGCTCGTGATCATGGCCAACGGCAATCTCGTGGGCGAATGGAGCGGCGAGGAGAGCCGCCGCCAGCTCGACGACATGGGTCTCACCGTCTATCCCGGCATGACGGCGGCGGCCTGGCAATATATCGGCAGCCAGGGCATCCTGCAGGGTACGTTCGAGACCTTCATGGCGATCGCCCGCCAGCATTTCGGCGGCACCCTGGCCGGCCGCTTGCTCCTCACGTCGGGCTGTGGCGGCATGAGCGGCGCGCAGCCGCTGGCCGGAAAGCTCGCCGGAGCATCGACGCTGGTGATCGAGGTCGATCAGGCCCGCATCGACCGCCGTATTGCCTCCGGCTATTGCGATGCCACCACTGATGATCTCGACGATGCGATCGCGCGATGGCAGGCCGCCCGCGACGAGCGGCGTCCACTGGCGCTGGCGCTTTGCGCCAACTCAGCGGTCGTGCTGCCTGGACTGGCCCGACGCGGCATCCTGCCCGACATCGTCACCGACCAGACCTTTCCCGATCCTCTGAAGGGTTACGTGCCGGCGGAATTGTCGCTCGAACAGGCCCGCGCCATGCGGACCAGCGATCCGCAAAAACTGATGGCGCTGGCGCGGCAATCCGTAGCCACGCATCTTCGGGCGATGCTGGGGTTCATGGACCGTGGCGCGATCGTGTTCGAATACGGCAACAGCCTGCGCGCCGAGGCGAAATCCGCCGGCGTGGAAGACGCATTTCGGATGCGGTCTTTTGTCGACCTCTATATCCGCCCGCTGTTCTGTCAGGGCATCGGACCGTTCCGCTGGATCGCGGTTTCGGGCGACCCGCAGGACATTTATACCATCGACGAGATGATCCTGGAGACATTCTCGTCCAACCATCCGATCTCGTCCTGGATCGGGAAGGCGCGCGAACATGTCAAATTCACCGGACTGCCAGCGCGGATCGGTTGGCTCGGCTATGGCGAGCGCAGCCGTCTGGCCTTGCTGGTTAACGAAGCCGTGGCGAGCGGCCGGATTTCCGCGCCGGTCGCCTTCACCCGGGATCATCTCGATTCCGGCTCGGCCGCGCTTCCGCACCGGGAAACCGAGAACATGAAGGACGGCTCCGACGCGATCTCGGACTGGCCTATCCTCAATGCACTGTTGAATTGCTCGTCCGGTGCCGACCTCGTGGCGATCCATGGCCTCGGCGGACGCGGCGTCAGCGCCGGCGTCACGATCGTGGCCGACGGAAATCCGGCGACCGCCGAGCGGCTCAAGCGTGTGCTCGACGGCGATCCCGGCATCGGCGTGTTGCGCCACGCCGATGCCGGTTACGACATCGCGATCGAGCAGGCCGAGCGCTCGGGGCTCGCCGCGACGGTGCCGCCCGGCCTTGCATCCTAAGCAACCGGTCCGGCTCGCTGGACTGGTTGACTTTCCCAAGCCCCTTAATAATGTATAGACATATTAGGCTGAGCCCGCGGCTTGCCCGCGGCGTTTCGGCTTTGGTCGCGCGCCGGGGTGGCCGCGGTCGCCCTGCTAAGGAGGTTCCGTCTTGCCGCCGATCTATATCGCCTATCTCAACCGCCTCGATATCGACGAACTCAAGATTACCGATGAGGAAATCCTCTCGGCCATCGAAGCAAGCCTTGCCAGTCAGGGCAGGGGCGAAACGGTAATCGAACCGCGCGTTCATCTCGAACCCGGGGTCGCCAACGGCCATTTCAACGTGCTCCGCGGCGCCATCAAGCCGCCGATCGATTCTGCGGGCGTCAAGATCGTCGGCGACTTCGTCGACAACTACAAGCTCGGCTTTCCCTCCGAACTCGCGATCCTCGCTTTGTTCGATCCCCGCACCGGCGCGCCAAAGGCCATCCTCGACGCCAGCGGCATCACCGACATGCGCACCGGCGCTGTGACCGCGATCGGCGCCAAACATCTTGCGCGGAAGAATTCGAAGATCCTTGGTCATATCGGTGCGCGGGGCACCGCCTACTGGAACGTGCGGCTGCTCAATCATCTGTTCGATTTCGATGAAATCCGCGTTCACTCCCGGCGCGAAGAGAGCCGCAACAGCTTTGCGGAGCGGCTGAGCCGCGATCTCGGCAAGAAGGTCGTCGCCACCGAAGACTGGCAGAGTTGCGTCGAGGGCGCCGATATCGTGGTCGAGGCTTCACGGCTCGACAAGCCGACGCCGATGCTGAAGACCTCCTGGATCAAAAAGGGAGCCTTTGTGGTTCCCTATGGGACGATGAGCGCGATTGAGCTGTCGCTGACCGACATCATGGCGAAGCTGGTGGTCGACGACTGGGGCCAGTGCAAGGGCGGCAAGTTCGGCAGCCTGCGCGCCCATGTCGAGGCGGGAAAGCTGTCTGAAAAAACGCTTCACGCCGAACTCGGACAGATCGTGGCTGGTCTGAAACCGGGACGGCAGCGCGACGACGAAACCAATTTGTTCTGGCATCGCGGACTGTCGCTGTCCGATATCGCGCTTGGCCATGCGATGCTGGAGAAATCCCAGCGTCTGGGGATCGGACAGCGTCTGCGCTTTGCCTGAGGAACAGTGCCGATGCCGTACGTCGCGAATGCACGAATGTATTCGGTCAATCCGGCGGCGGCATCGGCATGGAAAGAGCTGTTCGACTGGCTGGCGCGGGAATCGCAAGTCAATTTGCGCGCGATCGACCATGCGTTTCCATTGCCGCTTGCCGAACTCTGGACCCGCCCCGATCTGGCCTGCGGCTTCATGTGCGGCTTTCCCTATGCGCTTGCACCGGTGAGGCCGCAGCCGGTCGCAGCCCCCGTTCCCGCGGGAGCGCCTGTTCCTGGAAAGCCGGTCTACGCCACGCGCCTCGTGGCGCGCGCGGATTCGAGGTTCTATTCGCTTGAAGACACGTTTGGCGGCCGGCTCGGATATACGGTCGAGGATTCCCATTCCGGCTATAACGCGCTGCGGCATCATTTGCTGCCGTATCAATCCGCGCGCGGGGCGCGCCTTTACCGCGAGAGCGTCGGTCCGCTATTCACGCCGCGCCGGGTCATCGAAGCCCTTCTCGCCGGCGATATCGATGTCGGCCCGCTCGATAGCTACGCGCTGGACTTGATGCTGCATCACGAGCCGGATCTGGCGGCCCGGATCAGGATCGTCGCGACCACCGATCCTGCGCCGATTCCATTTCTCGTCGCGGCGCCGGACTGTTCCGTCGAAACGGTGTTGGCGCTGCAGGCCGCGCTGGCGAACTTTGCCGATGCGTCGGCCTGCGCGGACCTGAGAGACCGGCTTTGCCTGGAGGCGTTCGCTCCGGTCAAGACCGACGACTACGAGTTGATCATGCGGTGGGACACCGAAGCCCGCGCGGCGGGCTATATCCAACCGGGCTGATCGCCCGGCTAAATCACCTGATGCTCATGCAGGAGCACCAGGTAGCAATCGCTTGAGCCTATCGACACGATCCGGAAAGAATTCTTGCGCGCGCCGCTCAAGATGGCCGCATCGCCGTGGTTCAGCGTCGCAGTATCCCGGTCCAAGGCCAGCGTCGTGCTGCCTTTGAGCGACAGCACGACCGCGATTTCGTTGCCGCCAAATTCGCAGCAGGCGGACTGCCCGATGCGCCGCAACCGATGGCGGAAGCGCGACCGCCGCGTCATCACGTTGAGGTCGGTGATCTCGCCTGCGGTCAGCCGCGCCGATATCGGGATGTCGCCGGCGAAGCCGATCGGATCGGAGCCGCGTTCGACGCGGATCGGCGCGTTGCCTCCGATGGTGAGCATCATGCCTTTCCCGTCAATGACGGCAAGCGTCCGGTCAATTCCGGCAAATTCGGAGAAGGGGCCATCGGCGGCGACCCTTGCCACACTGATGCGCCAGTTGAAGTCGTCGAGCGTGGCGCCAGGTGGCTCGGCAACGATCTCGGTCGTCGAGCCGCCGCCGTTCTTCCAAGGCGTGGTGCGGCAACTTCCGGCGCGGATGATCTTCAACGGCGCGTCTTTCCTCAGCGCAGGCTCGGCAGGTCGAGCTTGTTGGCGCGCGCGCAGTCGATCGCGAGGTCGTAGCCGGCATCGGCGTGACGCATCACGCCCGTGGCTGGATCGTTCCACAGCACGCGGCCGATGCGGGCAGCGGCCTCCGGCGTGCCGTCGCACACGATCACCATGCCGGAATGCTGGGAAAAGCCCATGCCGACGCCGCCGCCATGATGCAGCGACACCCAGGTGGCGCCGCTGGCGCAATTCAGGAGCGCATTGAGCAGCGGCCAGTCGGACACCGCGTCGGAGCCGTCCTTCATCGCTTCGGTCTCCCGGTTGGGGGAGGCCACCGAGCCGGAATCCAGATGATCTCGGCCGATTACGACCGGCGCTTTCAATTCGCCGCGTGCGACCATCTCGTTGAAGGCAAGCCCGAGCCGGTGGCGATCGCCAAGACCGACCCAGCAGATGCGCGCCGGCAGGCCCTGGAACGCGATGCGTTCGCGCGCCATGTCGAGCCAGTGATGCAAGGCGGCGTTGTCCGGCAGCAGCCCCTTGACCTTGGCGTCGGTGCGATAGATGTCTTCGGGATCGCCGGACAAGGCCGCCCACCGGAACGGTCCGATGCCGCGGCAAAAGAGCGGCCGGATATAGGCCGGCACGAAACCTGGAAAATCGAACGCGTCCTTGACGCCTTCCTCGAAGGCCATCTGGCGGATGTTGTTGCCGTAGTCGACGACCGGAATTCCCATTCTGTGAAAATCGAGCATGGCGCGGACGTGTTCCGCCATCGATTTCCGCGCGGCGCTCGCGACCGCCTTCTGGTCGGTCTCGCGCCGGGATTCCCACTCGTTGGTGGTCCAGCCCTTCGGCAGATAGCCGTTAACGGGATCGTGCGCGGAGGTCTGGTCGGTGACGGCATCGGGCCGAACGCCGCGCCGCACCAGTTCAGGGAAAATGTCGGCGGCGTTGCCGAGCAGGCCGACCGACACCGGCTTGCCGTCGCGGCCTGCCTGTTCGATGATCGCCAGGGCCTCGTCGAGGCTCCCAGCCTGGCGGTCGAGATAGCGGGTGCGCAGACGCATTTCGATCCGCGACGGCTGGCATTCGACGGCGAGGCAGGATGCGCCCGCCATCACGGCCGCGAGCGGCTGAGCGCCGCCCATGCCGCCAAGTCCCGCGGTCAGAATCCATTTGCCCCGGAGGTTGCCGCAATAATGCTGGCGGCCAAGTTCGACGAAGGTCTCGTAAGTGCCCTGAACGATGCCCTGGGTGCCGATATAGATCCAGGAGCCCGCCGTCATCTGGCCGAACATCATCAGGCCCTTGCGGTCGAGCAGATTGAAGTGCTCCCAATTGGCCCAGTGCGGCACCAGATTGGAATTGGCGATCAACACGCGCGGCGCGTCGGCGTGGGTGCGAAACACCCCGACCGGCTTGCCCGACTGCACCAGCAGGGTTTCATCGCCTTCGAGCCGTTTCAGGGTCGCAACGATGCGATCAAAACTTTCCCAGTCGCGCGCGGCGCGGCCGATGCCGCCATAGACGACGAGCTCGCTCGGCTTCTCCCCGACATCGGGATCGAGATTGTTCATCAGCATGCGCATCGGAGCTTCCGTTTGCCACGATTTGGCCGAAAGCTGGTTGCCGCGCGAGGCGCGGATGACGCGGGCATTGTCAATGCGGGTCATGGTCGAAAAAATCCTTGCAGAAGAGGTCAGAGGAGGCCTGCGGCCACGGCGTGTGAATCGCCATGCCAGACACGAGCGTGGAGGGGGTTGAAGCCGATGCGGTAGACGAGCTCCGCCGGCCGCTCGATATTCCAAATGGCGAGATCGCAATATTTGCCGCGCTCGAGACTTCCGATGTCCTCGAAGCGTCCGAGCGCGCGCGCAGCCTCCCGCGTGACGGCCGCAATGCATTCATCGACGGTAAGGCGAAAGAGCGTCGCGCCCATGTTCATCGCCAGCAGCAGCGACGTCAGCGGCGAGGTGCCGGGATTGCTGTCGGTGGCGAGTGCTATTCGTGCGCCGTGGCGCCGCATCGATTCAATCGGCGGCGCCTTCTGCTCGCGGATGAAGTAGAACGCGCCCGGCAGCACCACGGCAACGGTGCCGGCCCGGGCCATCGCCTCGATGCCGTCGTCGTCGGCATATTCGAGGTGATCCGCCGAAAGCGCGCCGAAGCGCGCGGCAAGTGCTGCACCGTGCAGGTTCGAGAGCTGATCGGCGTGCAGGCGAACGGGCAGGCCGAGCGCTTGCGCTTTCGCAAATACCTGCGCGGTTTCCTCCGGCGAGAACGCAATGCCTTCGCAGAAGGCGTCGACTGCATCGGCGAGGTCCGCGGCGGCGATCTGCGGCAGCATTGCGTTGCAGACCGCGTCGATATAGGCGCCGCTGTCGCCCTTCATCTCGGGCGGCACCGTATGCGCGCCGAGAAAGGTCGTCTGGATCGACACCGCGCGCTCGGCTCCGAGCTTCCGCGCGGCCTGTAGCTGTCGTCGCTCGGTGTCGAGTTCGAGGCCGTAGCCGGATTTGATCTCGACCGTGGTCACGCCTTCTGCGATCAGCGCGTCAAGCCGTGGCAGCGAGGCGTCCATCAATTGTTCGGTATTCGCCTGTCGTGTCGCCTTCACCGTCGAGACGATGCCGCCGCCCGCTCGCGCGATCTCCTCGTAACTCGCGCCGGCGAGGCGCTGCTCGAATTCCTGGGCGCGGTTGCCGCCATAGACCAGATGGGTATGGCAGTCGACCAGCCCGGGTGTGATCCAGCGGCCGTCGCAATTGGTTCGTTGTTTGGCGTCGAGCGAGCGCGGAGCGTCCGCGGCGGGGCCTGCATAGACGATACGCCCATCGGCGGCGGCGATCAGGCCGTCATCGACCAGACCGAGACCTTGGCGTGACGGCGAAAGCGTTGCAAGACGGCAGCCGTGCCAGATGTGATCGACCGATGCCATGAACCCCCTTGGCCCATCAGAGGCGTTTAACGTACTTGGCAAATTGCCCATTTGTCTATACATATTCGCGACGAACCTGTCCAGCGTTTCGCTGACTTCGGAGGCGTGAAGGGTGGCCGGAATATTCTTCGACGAGGCCTTGTTGTCGCAGGGCTGGGCGCGCGACGTCAGGATTACGCTTGCCGACGGCCGGATCGCGAGCATTGCCAGCGGCGCCGGGGCCGAGCCCGGCGACGAGCGTCACCGGATCGGGCTTCCCGGAATCTGCAATCTCCACAGTCACGCATTCCAGCGAGGAATGGCGGGTCTTGCCGAGATCAAGGGAACATCCGCAGACAGTTTCTGGACCTGGCGCGAGCTAATGTACCGTTTCGTCGGACGCATGACCCCTGAGGATATCGAGGCGGTGGCGGCGCAGGCTTATGCCGAGATGCTGGAGGCTGGATTTACCCGAGTCGGCGAGTTTCATTACATCCATCACGATGTGTCTGGCGCGCCTTATGGCAATCCGGCCGAATTGGCCGAACGGATCGCCGCGGCGGCGCAGGCCACCGGCATCGGCCTGACATTGTTACCGGTCTTCTACGCGCATGCCGGATTTGGTGGTCGAACACCCGACAGTGGGCAACGGCGCTTCATCAACGATATCGGCGGGTTCGCGCGGTTGCATGAGGCGAGCCGGCGCGCTCTGGCGGGGCATGAGGGCGCAATCGCCGGTATCGCACCGCATTCGCTCCGGGCGGTTACGCCGATGGAACTTTCGGCCCTCGTGAGCCTCGCCGGATCAGACCCCATTCATATTCATATCGCCGAACAGACCCGCGAAGTCGATGAATGCATCGCCTGGAGCGGCCAGCGGCCGCTGGAATGGCTGTTCGGCCACGCCGCCGTTGACCGCAACTGGTGCCTCGTCCATGCCACGCATGCGACCGTTGCCGAAATCCGCTCCATTGCCGAGAGCGGCGCGGCGGCCGGACTATGCCCGGTGACGGAGGCGAATCTCGGTGACGGCACCTTCAACGCACCCGAATTCATAAAGCGCGGCGGCGTGTTCGGTGTCGGCTCTGATTCCAATGTCCTGATCGGCGTCAGCGACGAATTGCGGCAGCTCGAATATTCACAACGTCTCGCGCTGAGGGCGCGTAACGTGATGGCGTCGGGCGGCGCCACTTCAACGGGCCGCGCATTGTTCGACGGCGCGATGCGAGGCGGCGCGCAGGCGCTTGGCGTGAAGCGTAGCGGGCTATTAGAAGGTGCTCTCGCCGACTTCATCAGTTTGGACGCAGAGAGTGTCACCCTGGCCGGCCGATCCGGCGATGCAATCCTCGACAGCTGGATCTTCGGCGCTGGCCGATCGCTGGTCGATTGCGTCTGGGCCCGCGGCCGAAAAGTAGTGCAGGACGGCCGGCATCGTGGCAGGGAGGTAGTCGAAGAGCGCTTCCGCCGGGTGCTTGAGAGGTTGCTGCAGACATGACCGCGAAACTCAAGCCGGGTCCGAAAGCCACACCGAAGGCATTGTATCAAGTCATCCGTGGCGACATCGAGGCCAAG is part of the Bradyrhizobium erythrophlei genome and encodes:
- a CDS encoding ornithine cyclodeaminase family protein, whose translation is MPPIYIAYLNRLDIDELKITDEEILSAIEASLASQGRGETVIEPRVHLEPGVANGHFNVLRGAIKPPIDSAGVKIVGDFVDNYKLGFPSELAILALFDPRTGAPKAILDASGITDMRTGAVTAIGAKHLARKNSKILGHIGARGTAYWNVRLLNHLFDFDEIRVHSRREESRNSFAERLSRDLGKKVVATEDWQSCVEGADIVVEASRLDKPTPMLKTSWIKKGAFVVPYGTMSAIELSLTDIMAKLVVDDWGQCKGGKFGSLRAHVEAGKLSEKTLHAELGQIVAGLKPGRQRDDETNLFWHRGLSLSDIALGHAMLEKSQRLGIGQRLRFA
- a CDS encoding phosphate/phosphite/phosphonate ABC transporter substrate-binding protein: MPYVANARMYSVNPAAASAWKELFDWLARESQVNLRAIDHAFPLPLAELWTRPDLACGFMCGFPYALAPVRPQPVAAPVPAGAPVPGKPVYATRLVARADSRFYSLEDTFGGRLGYTVEDSHSGYNALRHHLLPYQSARGARLYRESVGPLFTPRRVIEALLAGDIDVGPLDSYALDLMLHHEPDLAARIRIVATTDPAPIPFLVAAPDCSVETVLALQAALANFADASACADLRDRLCLEAFAPVKTDDYELIMRWDTEARAAGYIQPG
- a CDS encoding HutD/Ves family protein — translated: MKIIRAGSCRTTPWKNGGGSTTEIVAEPPGATLDDFNWRISVARVAADGPFSEFAGIDRTLAVIDGKGMMLTIGGNAPIRVERGSDPIGFAGDIPISARLTAGEITDLNVMTRRSRFRHRLRRIGQSACCEFGGNEIAVVLSLKGSTTLALDRDTATLNHGDAAILSGARKNSFRIVSIGSSDCYLVLLHEHQVI
- the hutU gene encoding urocanate hydratase codes for the protein MTRIDNARVIRASRGNQLSAKSWQTEAPMRMLMNNLDPDVGEKPSELVVYGGIGRAARDWESFDRIVATLKRLEGDETLLVQSGKPVGVFRTHADAPRVLIANSNLVPHWANWEHFNLLDRKGLMMFGQMTAGSWIYIGTQGIVQGTYETFVELGRQHYCGNLRGKWILTAGLGGMGGAQPLAAVMAGASCLAVECQPSRIEMRLRTRYLDRQAGSLDEALAIIEQAGRDGKPVSVGLLGNAADIFPELVRRGVRPDAVTDQTSAHDPVNGYLPKGWTTNEWESRRETDQKAVASAARKSMAEHVRAMLDFHRMGIPVVDYGNNIRQMAFEEGVKDAFDFPGFVPAYIRPLFCRGIGPFRWAALSGDPEDIYRTDAKVKGLLPDNAALHHWLDMARERIAFQGLPARICWVGLGDRHRLGLAFNEMVARGELKAPVVIGRDHLDSGSVASPNRETEAMKDGSDAVSDWPLLNALLNCASGATWVSLHHGGGVGMGFSQHSGMVIVCDGTPEAAARIGRVLWNDPATGVMRHADAGYDLAIDCARANKLDLPSLR
- the hutI gene encoding imidazolonepropionase — encoded protein: MASVDHIWHGCRLATLSPSRQGLGLVDDGLIAAADGRIVYAGPAADAPRSLDAKQRTNCDGRWITPGLVDCHTHLVYGGNRAQEFEQRLAGASYEEIARAGGGIVSTVKATRQANTEQLMDASLPRLDALIAEGVTTVEIKSGYGLELDTERRQLQAARKLGAERAVSIQTTFLGAHTVPPEMKGDSGAYIDAVCNAMLPQIAAADLADAVDAFCEGIAFSPEETAQVFAKAQALGLPVRLHADQLSNLHGAALAARFGALSADHLEYADDDGIEAMARAGTVAVVLPGAFYFIREQKAPPIESMRRHGARIALATDSNPGTSPLTSLLLAMNMGATLFRLTVDECIAAVTREAARALGRFEDIGSLERGKYCDLAIWNIERPAELVYRIGFNPLHARVWHGDSHAVAAGLL
- a CDS encoding formimidoylglutamate deiminase, which produces MAGIFFDEALLSQGWARDVRITLADGRIASIASGAGAEPGDERHRIGLPGICNLHSHAFQRGMAGLAEIKGTSADSFWTWRELMYRFVGRMTPEDIEAVAAQAYAEMLEAGFTRVGEFHYIHHDVSGAPYGNPAELAERIAAAAQATGIGLTLLPVFYAHAGFGGRTPDSGQRRFINDIGGFARLHEASRRALAGHEGAIAGIAPHSLRAVTPMELSALVSLAGSDPIHIHIAEQTREVDECIAWSGQRPLEWLFGHAAVDRNWCLVHATHATVAEIRSIAESGAAAGLCPVTEANLGDGTFNAPEFIKRGGVFGVGSDSNVLIGVSDELRQLEYSQRLALRARNVMASGGATSTGRALFDGAMRGGAQALGVKRSGLLEGALADFISLDAESVTLAGRSGDAILDSWIFGAGRSLVDCVWARGRKVVQDGRHRGREVVEERFRRVLERLLQT